Genomic segment of Myxococcus stipitatus:
CCCCACCTCCAGGTGCCCTGAAGAATCCAGGTGCGCCGCTGGCACCGCTCTGTCCGGAGTCCTTCATCGTGTCACTTGAATCCCTTGGTTGGGGGCCCGAGCTGGCCCAGGTTTTCTCTCGAGTCGTCGAGTCGTCGTCCTTCTCCCTCGTCCCCGGCCGCGTGGTGCGCCAGGAGCGCGGGCTTCTCTCCGTCCAGACGGCGGAGCGCGTCCTGCTGGCGCGCACCGCGGGACGGCTCCTCCACAACGCCCCGGGCACCGAGTCGCTCCCCACCGTGGGCGACTGGGTCGCGCTCCAGGTGCCACCCGGCACCGGGGACGGCATGCTGCACGCGGTGCTCCCCCGAAAGAGCCTGCTCCTGCGCCGAGGCGTGGGCCGGGAGCGCGACGCGCAGCTCATCGCGGCCAACCTGGACGTGGTGCTGCTGGTCGCGGGGCTGGACCAGAACTTCAACCCCCGCCGCATCGAGCGTGCGCTGGCCATGGCGTGGAGCAGCGGCGCGTCCCCCGCGGTGCTGCTCTCCAAGGCGGACCTCATGGAGGACGCGTCCAGCGCCGTCCAGGAGGTGGAGTCGCTGGCCCCCGGCGTCCCCGTGCTCGCGTTGAGCGCGTGGACCGGCGAGGGGCTGGACGCGGTGCGGGCGCTGCTGCCCCCGGGCAAGACGGGCGCCTTGCTGGGCTCGTCCGGCGTGGGCAAGTCCACGCTCGTCAACCAGCTGCTGGGCGAGGAGCGGCTGGCCACGCAGGAGGTCCGCCCCGAGGATGACAAGGGGCGTCACACCACCACGAACCGGGAGCTGTTCCTGCTGCCGCATGGGGGGCTGCTCATCGACGGGCCCGGGATGCGGGAGCTGGGGCTCCTGGGAGACGAGGAGGAGGGGGTCGAGCAGACCTTCACCGACATCCTCGAGCTCGCCGAGGGTTGCCGCTTCCGCGACTGCGGCCACCAGGGCGAGCCGGGCTGCGCCGTCCGGGCCGCTGTCCAGTCCGGCACACTCCCCCCGGAGCGGCTCGCCAGCTACGAGAAGCTGAGGCGGGAGCAGGCCTTCCACGCCCGCCAGACGAGCCCGGCGGCCCAGCATGCGCACCGCCGCTTCGAGCGGGACAGGACCCTGGTGGGCTGGGAAGTCTCGCGAGCCAAGCGACGCCGGGACTGACCGGGCACCTGAAAATCCGCCAAAAATCCTCGGCTCAAGGATTCAGGCGCGCCGCGTTTGGATACTCGAAAGGTGGGGGCACCGGGCTGAGCCTGGGGCCCAAGGGATTCAAGCGCAGAGCGCTTGATGGGGGCTTGGGGGGAGTGTCCGGACGTCGTTCTCCGGCACTCGAGTTTTCGAACGCACGGCGTTCGAGGGGGGGAAGAGGCGCGCCGGGGGGCTCGTCTCTGACCTTGACGAGGGGGCGCCCCTGGGGAGGGGCGTGGCTTCCGGAAGGCATGCCGAGGGGCGTGCCGACGCCGTACCGGAAGTTCGAATTTTCGCAGTCCTTCATACGGCGGGGAGCGCGTCGAGGGGGCGCGCTCCCCGCAGTTCTTTTTGGGGCATGAGGTGCCGGGCCTTGAGGGCCCGGCGTTCCGGACGCGCTACTTTGCTTCCGTCGACTGCATCAGCTTGATGCTCTGCCCGGACTCATCCGTCACCACCGAGCCGGCGCTCTTCTGCTGCGCCTCCGTGGGCTCTCCCACGGAGAAGCTGGACACCTTCGACAGCGGGGTGCCGTCGAACGTGCCGCTGACGGCGACGACGAGGTGCGAGCGGCCGGCGCCCGGGGTGAACGCGACCTCGAAGGTCTGCGTGGACGCGCCGGCGACCTGGATGCCGCGCACGGGCGAGGTATCACCGGACACCTGGAGCCCTTCGACACCGGACAGGTCCACCCGCACGTCGCTGCCCGCGGAGAGGAAGCGCACGGTGACGGTGGCCTTGTTCTCGTGGAGCTTCGCGCCCACTTCGACCGGGGCGCTGAACTTGCCGACGGGCGCCCCTTCCTTGTGGGTGGCGGTGTCCGCCGAGTTGGGGTTGTTCTTGGCGGGAGAGGTGCAAGCAAGGGGCGCCGCCAGCGCGAGGAGGCCAGCGAGGACCGCGGGGGCAATGCGATTCATGGAAGCTCCTGGAAGTGACTGAGGCATGCGGCGGCCACTCATGGGCTGGAGATGGAGAGGTTGAAGCTGTAGCTCTCGGGCGCGTCGTCGTCGCTCAGCCGGTAGCCGGTGAGCACCACGACGTACGTCTTGCCGGCCTGGCTGGGGAAGGTGAACTTCTCCTGCCCGGTGACGGTTTCGTCGGACTTGCCCACCGTCGTGCCGTTCTGGAGCGCCAGGATGCCCACGTCGTCGACGGAGCTGGCGGTGACGGACACCGTCCCACCCGTGCCCGTGAAGACGTAGTAGCGGTTCTGCGACCGGCGGTTGTGCGCGGCCCCGCTCTGGAGCGTGCCGGACGTGTTGAGCGGCAGACCGCTCAGCTGGGTGTACATGCCCACCAGGTCCGAATCGCCCTCGCCCCAGGTGGAGCGAATCGAGCCGATGCGGTAGTGCGCCGCCAGCGTGTCCACCGCCGACGCGTTGACGCC
This window contains:
- the rsgA gene encoding ribosome small subunit-dependent GTPase A — its product is MSLESLGWGPELAQVFSRVVESSSFSLVPGRVVRQERGLLSVQTAERVLLARTAGRLLHNAPGTESLPTVGDWVALQVPPGTGDGMLHAVLPRKSLLLRRGVGRERDAQLIAANLDVVLLVAGLDQNFNPRRIERALAMAWSSGASPAVLLSKADLMEDASSAVQEVESLAPGVPVLALSAWTGEGLDAVRALLPPGKTGALLGSSGVGKSTLVNQLLGEERLATQEVRPEDDKGRHTTTNRELFLLPHGGLLIDGPGMRELGLLGDEEEGVEQTFTDILELAEGCRFRDCGHQGEPGCAVRAAVQSGTLPPERLASYEKLRREQAFHARQTSPAAQHAHRRFERDRTLVGWEVSRAKRRRD